The following are from one region of the Halosolutus amylolyticus genome:
- a CDS encoding SDR family oxidoreductase: MPNDTPELQPPELSADDFLRVPDDRFTSDTVAIVTGGGSGIGQATSVALATNGLTVAAVDIDEEGLKETVEVTTSLDADGRVVPIEGDLTDDAAVEAAVEEAADLGTVRYAANIAGMQHIASIADFPMDKYDFMHDLMLRSPFLLSKHVIPHIEATDDGVGAIGNMSSVHGHYATQDKPAYIALKHGLMGLTRAIAAEGGGTLRGFSVSVGYVLTPLMVDQIEDTAEERGISEREVIEDVMLGQARTKEMMTPAEVANLFVFGFSSHARHLNGADLLWDGGYTTTYE, from the coding sequence ATGCCGAACGACACTCCCGAACTGCAGCCACCGGAACTGTCCGCAGACGACTTCCTTCGCGTTCCGGACGACCGTTTCACGTCGGACACCGTCGCGATCGTCACCGGCGGCGGGTCGGGCATCGGCCAGGCGACGAGCGTCGCCCTCGCGACCAACGGGCTGACAGTCGCCGCCGTCGACATCGACGAGGAGGGGCTCAAGGAAACCGTCGAGGTCACAACGTCTCTGGACGCGGACGGACGCGTCGTCCCGATCGAGGGCGACCTCACCGACGACGCCGCCGTCGAAGCGGCCGTCGAGGAAGCCGCCGATCTGGGGACGGTGCGCTACGCCGCGAACATCGCCGGGATGCAACACATCGCGTCGATCGCCGACTTCCCGATGGACAAATACGATTTCATGCACGATCTCATGCTTCGGTCGCCGTTCCTGCTCTCGAAGCACGTGATTCCGCACATCGAGGCGACCGACGACGGCGTCGGCGCGATCGGAAACATGTCGTCGGTCCACGGCCACTACGCGACCCAGGACAAACCGGCCTACATCGCGCTGAAACACGGGCTCATGGGATTGACGCGGGCGATCGCGGCCGAGGGCGGCGGAACGCTCCGCGGGTTCTCGGTGAGCGTCGGCTACGTACTGACGCCGCTGATGGTCGATCAGATCGAGGATACCGCCGAGGAACGCGGGATCTCCGAACGGGAGGTGATCGAGGACGTGATGCTCGGCCAGGCCCGCACAAAGGAGATGATGACGCCTGCCGAGGTGGCGAACCTGTTCGTCTTCGGGTTCTCGAGTCACGCGAGGCACCTCAACGGCGCCGACTTGCTCTGGGACGGCGGCTACACGACGACGTATGAGTGA